In Physeter macrocephalus isolate SW-GA chromosome 2, ASM283717v5, whole genome shotgun sequence, a single window of DNA contains:
- the INSIG2 gene encoding insulin-induced gene 2 protein isoform X3, with translation MAEGETQSPGPKKCGPYISSVTSRSVNLMIRGVVLFFIGVFLALVLNLLQIQRNVTLFPPDVIASIFSSAWWVPPCCGTASAVIGLLYPCIDRHLGEPHKFKREWSSVMRCVAVFVGINHASAKVDFDNNIQLSLTLAALSIGLWWTFDRSRSGFGLGIGIAFLATLVTQLLVYNGVYQYTSPDFLYVRSWLPCIFFAGGITMGNIGRQLAMYECKVIAEKFHQE, from the exons ATGGCGGAAGGAGAGACACAGTCACCTGGGCCCAAAAAGTGTGGTCCCTATATCTCATCTGTCACTAGCCGAAGTGTGAACTTGATGATTCGAGGAGTAGTGctgttttttattggagtatttcTTGCATTAGTGTTAAATTTACTTCAGATTCAGAGAAATGTGACGCTCTTTCCACCTGATGTGATTGCAAGCATCTTTTCTTCAGCATGGTGGGTACCGCCGTGCTGTGGCACAGCTTCAG ccgTGATCGGGTTATTAtacccctgcattgacaggcatcTAGGAGAAccacataaatttaaaagagagtGGTCCAGTGTAATGCGGTGTGTAGCCGTCTTTGTTGGTATAAATCATGCCAGCGCT AAAGTGGATTTTGATAACAACATACAGTTGTCTCTCACACTGGCTGCACTATCCATTGGACTGTGGTGGACTTTTGATAGATCTAGGAGTGGTTTTGGCCTTGGAATAGGAATTGCTTTCTTGGCAACTTTGGTCACTCAACTGCTAGTCTATAATGGTGTTTATCA ATATACATCTCCAGATTTTCTCTATGTTCGCTCTTGGTTACCATGTATATTTTTTGCTGGAGGCATAACAATGGGAAACATCGGTCGACAGCTGGCAATG tatGAATGTAAAGTTATCGCAGAAAAATTTCATCAAGAATGA
- the INSIG2 gene encoding insulin-induced gene 2 protein isoform X4 — protein MCGCFSINTYYTVQAVIGLLYPCIDRHLGEPHKFKREWSSVMRCVAVFVGINHASAKVDFDNNIQLSLTLAALSIGLWWTFDRSRSGFGLGIGIAFLATLVTQLLVYNGVYQYTSPDFLYVRSWLPCIFFAGGITMGNIGRQLAMILLEVKVIIRRVYQHQIVLSLNLEEYIELKSSHGTPRSSGNVCSTKL, from the exons ATGTGtggatgtttttcaataaatacgtacTACACggtccaag ccgTGATCGGGTTATTAtacccctgcattgacaggcatcTAGGAGAAccacataaatttaaaagagagtGGTCCAGTGTAATGCGGTGTGTAGCCGTCTTTGTTGGTATAAATCATGCCAGCGCT AAAGTGGATTTTGATAACAACATACAGTTGTCTCTCACACTGGCTGCACTATCCATTGGACTGTGGTGGACTTTTGATAGATCTAGGAGTGGTTTTGGCCTTGGAATAGGAATTGCTTTCTTGGCAACTTTGGTCACTCAACTGCTAGTCTATAATGGTGTTTATCA ATATACATCTCCAGATTTTCTCTATGTTCGCTCTTGGTTACCATGTATATTTTTTGCTGGAGGCATAACAATGGGAAACATCGGTCGACAGCTGGCAATG atTTTACTGGAGGTGAAAGTGATCATCAGGAGAGTTTATCAGCATCAAATTGTTTTGAGTCTAAATCTGGAAGAATACATAGAATTAAAA
- the INSIG2 gene encoding insulin-induced gene 2 protein isoform X2: MAEGETQSPGPKKCGPYISSVTSRSVNLMIRGVVLFFIGVFLALVLNLLQIQRNVTLFPPDVIASIFSSAWWVPPCCGTASAVIGLLYPCIDRHLGEPHKFKREWSSVMRCVAVFVGINHASAKVDFDNNIQLSLTLAALSIGLWWTFDRSRSGFGLGIGIAFLATLVTQLLVYNGVYQYTSPDFLYVRSWLPCIFFAGGITMGNIGRQLAMSSHGTPRSSGNVCSTKL, translated from the exons ATGGCGGAAGGAGAGACACAGTCACCTGGGCCCAAAAAGTGTGGTCCCTATATCTCATCTGTCACTAGCCGAAGTGTGAACTTGATGATTCGAGGAGTAGTGctgttttttattggagtatttcTTGCATTAGTGTTAAATTTACTTCAGATTCAGAGAAATGTGACGCTCTTTCCACCTGATGTGATTGCAAGCATCTTTTCTTCAGCATGGTGGGTACCGCCGTGCTGTGGCACAGCTTCAG ccgTGATCGGGTTATTAtacccctgcattgacaggcatcTAGGAGAAccacataaatttaaaagagagtGGTCCAGTGTAATGCGGTGTGTAGCCGTCTTTGTTGGTATAAATCATGCCAGCGCT AAAGTGGATTTTGATAACAACATACAGTTGTCTCTCACACTGGCTGCACTATCCATTGGACTGTGGTGGACTTTTGATAGATCTAGGAGTGGTTTTGGCCTTGGAATAGGAATTGCTTTCTTGGCAACTTTGGTCACTCAACTGCTAGTCTATAATGGTGTTTATCA ATATACATCTCCAGATTTTCTCTATGTTCGCTCTTGGTTACCATGTATATTTTTTGCTGGAGGCATAACAATGGGAAACATCGGTCGACAGCTGGCAATG
- the INSIG2 gene encoding insulin-induced gene 2 protein isoform X5, with translation MIPAVIGLLYPCIDRHLGEPHKFKREWSSVMRCVAVFVGINHASAKVDFDNNIQLSLTLAALSIGLWWTFDRSRSGFGLGIGIAFLATLVTQLLVYNGVYQYTSPDFLYVRSWLPCIFFAGGITMGNIGRQLAMILLEVKVIIRRVYQHQIVLSLNLEEYIELKSSHGTPRSSGNVCSTKL, from the exons ATGATACCAG ccgTGATCGGGTTATTAtacccctgcattgacaggcatcTAGGAGAAccacataaatttaaaagagagtGGTCCAGTGTAATGCGGTGTGTAGCCGTCTTTGTTGGTATAAATCATGCCAGCGCT AAAGTGGATTTTGATAACAACATACAGTTGTCTCTCACACTGGCTGCACTATCCATTGGACTGTGGTGGACTTTTGATAGATCTAGGAGTGGTTTTGGCCTTGGAATAGGAATTGCTTTCTTGGCAACTTTGGTCACTCAACTGCTAGTCTATAATGGTGTTTATCA ATATACATCTCCAGATTTTCTCTATGTTCGCTCTTGGTTACCATGTATATTTTTTGCTGGAGGCATAACAATGGGAAACATCGGTCGACAGCTGGCAATG atTTTACTGGAGGTGAAAGTGATCATCAGGAGAGTTTATCAGCATCAAATTGTTTTGAGTCTAAATCTGGAAGAATACATAGAATTAAAA
- the INSIG2 gene encoding insulin-induced gene 2 protein isoform X1, whose translation MAEGETQSPGPKKCGPYISSVTSRSVNLMIRGVVLFFIGVFLALVLNLLQIQRNVTLFPPDVIASIFSSAWWVPPCCGTASAVIGLLYPCIDRHLGEPHKFKREWSSVMRCVAVFVGINHASAKVDFDNNIQLSLTLAALSIGLWWTFDRSRSGFGLGIGIAFLATLVTQLLVYNGVYQYTSPDFLYVRSWLPCIFFAGGITMGNIGRQLAMILLEVKVIIRRVYQHQIVLSLNLEEYIELKSSHGTPRSSGNVCSTKL comes from the exons ATGGCGGAAGGAGAGACACAGTCACCTGGGCCCAAAAAGTGTGGTCCCTATATCTCATCTGTCACTAGCCGAAGTGTGAACTTGATGATTCGAGGAGTAGTGctgttttttattggagtatttcTTGCATTAGTGTTAAATTTACTTCAGATTCAGAGAAATGTGACGCTCTTTCCACCTGATGTGATTGCAAGCATCTTTTCTTCAGCATGGTGGGTACCGCCGTGCTGTGGCACAGCTTCAG ccgTGATCGGGTTATTAtacccctgcattgacaggcatcTAGGAGAAccacataaatttaaaagagagtGGTCCAGTGTAATGCGGTGTGTAGCCGTCTTTGTTGGTATAAATCATGCCAGCGCT AAAGTGGATTTTGATAACAACATACAGTTGTCTCTCACACTGGCTGCACTATCCATTGGACTGTGGTGGACTTTTGATAGATCTAGGAGTGGTTTTGGCCTTGGAATAGGAATTGCTTTCTTGGCAACTTTGGTCACTCAACTGCTAGTCTATAATGGTGTTTATCA ATATACATCTCCAGATTTTCTCTATGTTCGCTCTTGGTTACCATGTATATTTTTTGCTGGAGGCATAACAATGGGAAACATCGGTCGACAGCTGGCAATG atTTTACTGGAGGTGAAAGTGATCATCAGGAGAGTTTATCAGCATCAAATTGTTTTGAGTCTAAATCTGGAAGAATACATAGAATTAAAA